In a genomic window of Microcoleus sp. AS-A8:
- a CDS encoding glycosyltransferase family 4 protein: MRIAQVAPLWERVPPPAYGGIELVVGLLSDELVRRGHEVTLFASGDSISLAKLESVHPQALRLDPTIKEFGIYEMLQMSRVYEMASEFDIIHSHMGCAALPYGNLVKTPTVHTLHGIFTPDNEKLFTHARKQPYISISDAQREPRLNLNYVATVHNGIDTSQYDFYPEPQDPPYLAFVGRISPEKGPQLAIEIAKRSGWHLKMAGKVDAVDVKFYEQEIKPLIDGKQIEYLGEATHEQKCDLLGGAAATLFPITWREPFGLVMIESMATGTPVIAMKMGSTPEVIAHGQTGFLCETVEECIAAIAPATQLSRKTCRDHVLKYFSVEHMTEGYEAVYEQILAERFTHNGHAHSLSRA; the protein is encoded by the coding sequence ATGCGGATTGCACAAGTTGCGCCATTGTGGGAGCGAGTTCCTCCTCCAGCCTATGGCGGCATTGAACTAGTGGTCGGATTGCTCTCGGATGAACTCGTCAGACGCGGACACGAAGTCACCTTATTTGCTTCTGGGGATTCGATTTCTCTAGCGAAACTTGAATCGGTTCACCCCCAAGCGTTGCGTCTCGACCCCACAATCAAGGAATTCGGTATCTACGAGATGCTGCAAATGAGTCGGGTTTACGAGATGGCGTCTGAGTTTGATATCATCCACTCCCATATGGGCTGTGCAGCTTTGCCCTATGGAAATTTGGTAAAAACGCCCACCGTCCACACCCTACACGGCATTTTTACCCCTGATAACGAAAAACTGTTCACCCACGCCCGGAAACAACCCTACATCAGTATTTCCGACGCTCAGCGGGAGCCAAGATTAAATCTGAACTACGTGGCAACCGTTCATAATGGGATTGACACGAGCCAATACGACTTTTACCCAGAACCCCAAGACCCCCCATACTTAGCCTTTGTGGGACGGATTTCTCCGGAGAAAGGGCCACAATTAGCGATCGAAATTGCCAAACGTTCTGGCTGGCATTTGAAGATGGCAGGTAAGGTGGATGCCGTCGATGTGAAATTTTACGAGCAAGAAATCAAGCCTCTGATTGACGGCAAACAGATTGAGTATTTAGGAGAAGCAACCCACGAACAAAAATGTGACTTGCTCGGAGGCGCAGCCGCAACCCTATTCCCAATTACCTGGCGCGAACCCTTCGGCTTGGTGATGATTGAATCAATGGCAACGGGAACGCCAGTGATTGCGATGAAGATGGGTTCAACACCAGAGGTGATTGCCCACGGTCAAACTGGCTTTTTGTGTGAAACAGTTGAAGAGTGTATAGCGGCGATCGCACCCGCCACTCAGTTGAGCCGTAAGACTTGCCGGGATCATGTCCTGAAGTATTTCAGTGTGGAGCACATGACTGAGGGTTACGAGGCTGTGTATGAGCAAATTTTGGCAGAGCGTTTTACACACAACGGTCATGCCCACAGTTTAAGTCGAGCGTAG
- a CDS encoding serine/threonine protein kinase yields MLQAEQILNERYQLKRKLGQNVGRQTWLAEDIGVSPPESVIVKLLTFGGEVQWDDLKLFEREAQVLKQLNHPRIPKYRDYFSIDERSLWFGLVQEYIPGISLKEQLNQGKYFTEDEIVYIIAVDVLAILEFLHQLNPAVLHRDIKPSNLIWGEDDRIYLVDFGAVQDRGAREGATFTVVGTYGYAPMEQFSGRAVPASDLYALGVTLIHLLTGTAPVDLPQRNLRICFEEQVTLTPKVVNWLKTLTEPAPEQRFKSAAQALSALESALTPSITKDNSTIERQVLNNSGHGNILDSAVPVPNEIKGWNWGAFLMPWFWPFTNQVWIGLFSYVPNCQLIMALALGAKGNEWAWKSRRWRSIEQFKAHQRRWVVAGMCFWGSLSALGIVTLLEAL; encoded by the coding sequence ATGTTGCAAGCGGAACAAATCTTAAATGAGCGCTACCAACTCAAGCGCAAACTAGGGCAAAATGTGGGGCGTCAAACCTGGCTGGCGGAAGATATTGGAGTCTCACCCCCTGAATCGGTGATTGTCAAACTTCTGACCTTTGGGGGTGAGGTGCAGTGGGATGATTTGAAACTATTTGAGCGAGAAGCACAGGTTCTCAAACAACTCAACCATCCCCGAATTCCCAAATATCGCGACTACTTTTCCATTGATGAGCGATCGCTGTGGTTTGGGTTAGTGCAAGAATATATTCCTGGCATCTCTCTTAAGGAACAACTCAATCAAGGCAAATACTTTACCGAAGACGAAATCGTTTACATCATTGCTGTTGATGTTCTGGCAATTCTAGAATTTCTCCATCAGCTAAATCCTGCCGTGTTGCATCGTGATATCAAACCCAGCAACCTTATTTGGGGTGAGGACGATCGCATTTATTTGGTAGATTTCGGGGCAGTGCAGGATCGAGGCGCGAGAGAGGGAGCCACGTTTACCGTGGTGGGAACCTACGGTTATGCCCCAATGGAACAGTTTTCCGGTAGGGCGGTACCCGCGTCTGACCTTTATGCTCTGGGAGTGACGTTAATTCATTTGCTCACAGGGACTGCGCCCGTTGATTTACCACAGCGAAACCTGCGTATTTGTTTTGAAGAGCAAGTGACCCTGACGCCTAAGGTCGTGAACTGGCTCAAAACGCTGACTGAACCTGCTCCTGAGCAACGTTTTAAGAGTGCGGCTCAGGCTCTTTCGGCGTTGGAATCCGCTTTAACGCCCAGCATCACCAAAGACAACTCAACAATAGAACGACAGGTATTGAATAATTCAGGACATGGCAATATCTTGGATTCTGCGGTACCTGTACCCAATGAAATCAAAGGCTGGAATTGGGGCGCTTTTTTGATGCCTTGGTTTTGGCCATTCACCAATCAAGTTTGGATCGGCCTTTTCTCCTATGTCCCCAATTGCCAGTTGATCATGGCACTAGCACTGGGTGCTAAAGGCAATGAGTGGGCTTGGAAAAGCCGAAGATGGCGGAGTATTGAACAATTCAAAGCCCATCAACGACGCTGGGTGGTTGCTGGCATGTGTTTTTGGGGCAGTCTGTCAGCGCTCGGAATAGTCACGTTGCTTGAGGCTTTATGA
- a CDS encoding ATP-binding protein, protein MSETEQVHLELQAANAQLKKQVTEQAAELMKTQRLLKQEIAERHKVQKSLITQNELIRNLINFYPNTILTQGSFAVVTDANTLEAMESELQQTKEQLRAVLDAMPGFVCWVGSDGKYLGVNQYMANTFNLPPDAFVGQELSFLKNSPEFAQFMTQFLADSAPTGHHVVEAKVNTATRHYLIATQKYHQNSLAVSVGIDITERKLAEAQIQASLREKEVLLQEIHHRVKNNLQVISSLLDLQSQQIEEFTMLEVFRESQNRVKSMALVHEKLYQSKNFAKINFAEYTESLVKYLFKAYGLNSGNITLKLNIDEVNLNIDTAIPCGLIINELVSNALKYAFPDNQRGTISISLHSGHHQHLTLIVKDDGVGLPMDWDLKNVKSLGLQLVKVLTKQLKGTIEIDRNRGSQFRVDLSESRSSEA, encoded by the coding sequence ATGAGTGAGACTGAACAGGTACACTTAGAGTTACAGGCAGCTAATGCTCAACTCAAAAAGCAGGTCACTGAGCAAGCTGCCGAACTAATGAAAACCCAAAGACTTCTCAAACAAGAAATAGCTGAACGTCATAAGGTACAAAAGTCACTCATAACCCAGAACGAGTTAATCCGCAATTTAATTAATTTCTATCCAAATACTATTCTCACTCAAGGTAGTTTTGCCGTCGTGACTGATGCCAATACCCTGGAAGCAATGGAGTCAGAACTGCAACAGACAAAAGAGCAACTTCGGGCAGTTTTAGATGCCATGCCAGGTTTTGTTTGTTGGGTTGGTTCTGATGGGAAATACCTAGGGGTTAACCAGTATATGGCTAATACCTTCAATTTACCTCCAGATGCTTTTGTTGGTCAAGAACTGAGTTTTCTCAAAAATAGCCCTGAGTTTGCTCAATTTATGACTCAGTTCCTCGCCGACTCTGCCCCAACAGGTCACCACGTCGTTGAAGCAAAAGTCAATACCGCGACCCGACATTATTTGATTGCCACTCAAAAGTACCATCAGAATTCCCTTGCTGTTTCAGTGGGAATTGATATTACAGAACGTAAACTGGCAGAAGCCCAAATTCAAGCGTCGCTACGGGAAAAAGAAGTCTTACTTCAAGAAATTCACCATCGAGTTAAAAATAACTTACAGGTAATTTCCAGCCTGCTCGACTTACAATCTCAGCAAATTGAAGAATTCACGATGCTAGAGGTGTTTCGAGAGAGTCAAAATCGCGTTAAATCAATGGCTCTCGTTCATGAAAAACTGTATCAATCTAAGAACTTTGCCAAAATTAATTTTGCTGAGTATACTGAAAGCTTGGTTAAATATTTGTTCAAAGCCTACGGATTAAATTCAGGCAATATCACCTTAAAACTAAATATTGATGAAGTTAATCTCAATATTGACACCGCAATTCCTTGCGGGTTAATTATTAACGAGTTAGTCTCTAATGCACTCAAGTATGCTTTCCCCGATAACCAAAGGGGGACAATCAGTATCTCTCTACACTCTGGGCATCACCAGCATTTGACCTTGATCGTCAAAGATGATGGCGTGGGTTTACCTATGGATTGGGACTTAAAAAATGTTAAGTCTTTAGGACTTCAGTTAGTGAAAGTTCTGACAAAACAATTGAAAGGCACAATTGAAATTGATCGAAATAGAGGCAGTCAGTTTCGAGTCGATTTATCAGAGAGTCGAAGTTCAGAAGCTTAA
- a CDS encoding serine/threonine protein kinase has product MLQAEQILNERYQLKRKLGQNAGRQTWLAEDIGVSPTELVVVKLLAFGGEVQWDDLKLFEREAQVLKQLNHPRIPKYRDYFSIDERSLWFGLVQEYIPGISLKEQLNQGKRFSQKQIHKIAVDILKILEFLHQLNPAVLHRDIKPSNLIWGEDDEVYLVDFGAVQDRAAKEGATFTVVGTYGYAPMEQFGGRAIPASDLYALGATLIHLLTGTAPGDLPQRNLCICFEDRVTLNPRVMNWIKKLTEPAPEKRFKSATEALSALKSGRELNPHPNGRDISAEFGLQTTASTIVNNNSGQGNLFDNSVPIPDEIQGWNWGAFFLPHIWAITNQVWIGLFAFVPILGTVMGFVLAAKGNEWAWKSRRWYSIEQFKDHQKAWTKAGLFIGIPMVWIPALYTLFSLF; this is encoded by the coding sequence ATGCTGCAAGCGGAACAAATCTTAAATGAGCGTTATCAACTCAAACGTAAACTCGGACAAAATGCAGGGCGTCAAACCTGGCTGGCTGAGGATATTGGAGTTTCACCCACTGAATTGGTAGTTGTCAAACTTTTGGCCTTTGGGGGTGAAGTGCAGTGGGATGATTTGAAACTATTTGAGCGGGAAGCACAGGTTCTCAAACAGCTCAACCATCCCCGAATTCCCAAGTATCGCGACTACTTTTCGATTGATGAGCGATCGCTGTGGTTTGGATTAGTACAAGAATATATCCCTGGCATCTCCCTTAAGGAACAGCTAAATCAAGGTAAACGCTTTAGCCAAAAGCAAATTCATAAGATTGCAGTCGATATCCTGAAAATCCTGGAGTTTCTCCACCAACTCAATCCCGCCGTACTGCATCGAGACATCAAACCCAGCAATTTGATCTGGGGTGAGGACGATGAGGTTTACTTGGTGGATTTTGGCGCAGTGCAAGACCGCGCGGCAAAAGAGGGAGCGACGTTTACGGTTGTGGGAACCTACGGCTATGCACCGATGGAACAGTTTGGGGGTAGAGCCATACCCGCTTCCGACCTTTATGCCTTGGGGGCGACGTTAATTCATCTCCTAACTGGGACGGCACCGGGTGACTTGCCCCAACGGAACTTGTGCATTTGTTTTGAAGACCGAGTAACCCTGAATCCTAGGGTGATGAACTGGATTAAGAAACTGACTGAACCCGCTCCTGAGAAACGTTTTAAGAGTGCGACGGAGGCACTCTCTGCGTTGAAATCCGGTAGGGAACTCAACCCGCATCCGAATGGTAGAGACATTTCGGCGGAATTTGGTCTTCAGACAACGGCCTCTACTATAGTGAATAATAATTCCGGACAGGGGAATCTGTTTGATAATTCTGTGCCTATCCCGGATGAAATTCAAGGCTGGAATTGGGGCGCTTTTTTCTTACCTCATATTTGGGCGATCACCAATCAAGTTTGGATTGGTCTGTTCGCCTTTGTCCCCATCCTTGGTACGGTCATGGGATTTGTATTAGCCGCTAAAGGGAATGAGTGGGCATGGAAAAGTAGAAGATGGTACAGTATTGAACAATTTAAAGACCATCAGAAAGCGTGGACGAAAGCCGGTCTTTTCATTGGAATCCCTATGGTTTGGATTCCTGCACTCTATACACTTTTCAGTTTATTTTAG